One Desulfuromonas thiophila genomic window carries:
- a CDS encoding murein hydrolase activator EnvC family protein, which translates to MIRLPSGRHRRPFLCQLLLLALLLVPSLRPPLAADELASKQKQLKQMQQQISATSGQLAQKTRAEHSTLQQLEQLQNRVTGSQRQLDAASTELAQLRQQVSEAQLQIDQYEQVLQQARGAVVKRLRALYTSDDSSSLCLLFSTESPLTLAENADFLRRITAHDQALLHSYRDQLQQSRQVRQTLQQQLERQQQLLDQQQRQRQQLLADQKEKEQLIRQIRNDKASLAGVLAELEERSRSLANLVDTLKQRQRDSYQPRGQRFAQARSQLPWPSTGKVRQEFGTFTQQGLGTGVKSNGLEIAALPGSPIKAVWPGQVVFAGPFKGYGELLIVDHGDQYYSLYAQTRDLRVGKGDRVDSGTVLALSGYDQRDSYHFEIRHRGTPVNPRQWLKPR; encoded by the coding sequence ATGATCAGGCTTCCTTCTGGCCGCCACCGGCGCCCATTTTTATGCCAGCTGTTGTTGCTCGCCTTGCTGCTTGTACCCAGTCTGAGGCCGCCGCTGGCCGCCGACGAACTGGCCAGCAAGCAAAAGCAGCTGAAGCAGATGCAGCAGCAAATCAGCGCCACCAGTGGTCAGCTGGCCCAGAAAACCCGTGCCGAACACTCCACCCTGCAACAGCTGGAACAGCTGCAGAACCGGGTGACCGGCAGTCAGCGGCAACTCGATGCCGCCAGCACCGAACTGGCGCAGCTGCGCCAGCAGGTCAGCGAAGCCCAGCTGCAGATCGACCAATACGAACAGGTTCTGCAACAGGCCCGCGGCGCGGTGGTCAAACGCCTGCGTGCCCTCTACACCAGCGATGACAGCAGCAGTCTGTGCCTGCTGTTTTCCACTGAATCTCCCCTGACGCTGGCGGAAAACGCCGATTTTTTGCGCCGCATCACCGCCCACGACCAGGCCCTGCTGCACAGCTACCGTGACCAGTTACAGCAAAGCCGTCAGGTTCGCCAGACCCTGCAACAACAGCTCGAACGCCAGCAACAACTGCTCGACCAACAGCAACGCCAGCGACAACAACTGCTGGCCGATCAGAAAGAGAAGGAGCAGCTGATCCGCCAGATCCGCAATGACAAGGCCAGTCTGGCCGGTGTTCTGGCCGAGTTGGAAGAACGCTCACGCAGTCTGGCCAATCTGGTCGATACCCTCAAACAACGCCAGCGCGACAGCTACCAGCCACGTGGGCAGCGCTTTGCCCAGGCCCGCAGCCAGCTGCCCTGGCCTTCAACTGGCAAGGTCCGCCAGGAATTCGGCACCTTCACCCAGCAGGGACTGGGCACCGGAGTCAAGAGCAACGGTCTGGAAATCGCTGCCCTGCCGGGCAGCCCTATCAAGGCCGTCTGGCCCGGCCAGGTGGTCTTTGCCGGACCGTTCAAGGGCTATGGCGAGCTGTTGATCGTCGACCACGGCGACCAGTATTACAGCCTCTACGCCCAGACTCGCGACCTGCGGGTCGGCAAGGGGGATCGGGTCGACAGCGGCACGGTTCTGGCCCTGTCCGGCTACGACCAGCGCGACAGCTATCATTTTGAAATCCGCCACCGCGGGACCCCGGTCAACCCGCGGCAATGGCTCAAACCCCGTTGA
- the ftsE gene encoding cell division ATP-binding protein FtsE yields MIQLCNIGKVYANGAPALHDVSLKIPAGDFVCLTGASGAGKSTLLRLLYCAERPSRGQILLGERNITRLRPRQIALLRRQIGFVFQDFKLLLKRSVFENVALPLQVQGLDRQTIHSRVYKMLQYVGLEYKLQRTPLELSGGEQQRVAIARAMIGQPRLLLADEPTGNLDNELAGEIMEMFERINLLGTTVLIASHDRELAQRFVRRTIVLKDGHILSDQRLAQARPQNRED; encoded by the coding sequence ATGATCCAGTTGTGCAATATTGGCAAGGTTTACGCCAACGGAGCCCCGGCTTTGCATGACGTCAGCCTGAAAATTCCCGCCGGCGACTTCGTCTGTCTCACCGGCGCGTCCGGCGCCGGCAAATCGACCCTGCTGCGCCTGCTCTACTGTGCTGAACGGCCCAGCCGGGGGCAGATTTTGCTGGGCGAACGCAACATCACCCGTCTGCGCCCGCGCCAGATCGCCCTGTTGCGGCGACAGATTGGCTTCGTGTTCCAGGATTTCAAGCTGCTGCTCAAGCGCAGCGTGTTCGAGAACGTCGCCCTGCCGCTGCAGGTGCAGGGTCTTGACCGGCAAACCATCCACAGCCGTGTCTACAAGATGCTGCAGTACGTCGGCCTCGAATACAAACTGCAGCGCACTCCACTGGAGTTGTCTGGCGGCGAGCAGCAGCGCGTTGCCATCGCCCGGGCCATGATTGGTCAGCCGCGTCTACTGCTGGCGGACGAACCCACCGGCAATCTCGACAATGAGCTGGCCGGAGAGATCATGGAAATGTTTGAACGCATCAACCTTCTCGGCACCACGGTGCTCATCGCCAGCCACGACCGGGAACTGGCCCAACGCTTTGTCCGCCGCACCATCGTCCTTAAGGACGGCCACATCCTCAGCGATCAGCGTCTGGCCCAGGCCCGCCCGCAGAACAGGGAGGACTGA
- a CDS encoding DUF1015 family protein yields MAQVLPFTAWQRIVDAPPAAALLPPCHEEALAAALLTKTSDVAGLSLTGGAIGLPDDLLRPLADSGLFLYELRCGSDAAVRCCHSGVIARVRLEDFSAGVVLSHERSRPTDVAEEFAALRDRALQTQIPVALYSDTCCVLEALSAAEKQRPPLAEYACGPQLRCRLWQVSDAAFISRVRAVFDRKSLLLASGQAFYEAALRYRDQLRLQQGDYSGREGFNYLMLALTNLDQLGVHLRPGHRLLQSGLLSDLPLLLGRLGAWFDVEDWPVNAACPSDQQRLLRRLAEQAGTAPAFLLYAGGDRAYRLALQAERLEGLELGAPRINELCLAGVFERLVVEQALGFEPLALDDFDRLPPCLSAAAAFAAVRQGRYVAAFLFAPPAILSLREQARAQVKLPPASTFVCPPFPSRLLACPLDATPVATC; encoded by the coding sequence ATGGCACAGGTTCTTCCTTTCACCGCATGGCAGCGCATCGTTGATGCCCCGCCAGCGGCCGCTTTGCTGCCGCCCTGTCATGAAGAGGCGTTGGCGGCAGCTCTGCTGACGAAAACCTCCGATGTCGCTGGCTTGTCACTGACAGGTGGTGCCATCGGGCTGCCCGATGATCTGCTGCGGCCTCTGGCTGATAGTGGTCTGTTTCTGTACGAGTTGCGGTGTGGCAGCGATGCGGCGGTCCGATGCTGTCACAGCGGTGTAATCGCCAGAGTGCGGCTGGAGGATTTTTCCGCCGGCGTGGTTCTGTCTCACGAACGGTCGCGGCCGACCGACGTGGCCGAGGAATTCGCTGCCCTCAGGGACAGAGCACTGCAAACCCAGATACCGGTCGCACTCTATTCGGATACCTGCTGTGTGCTCGAAGCCTTGTCCGCTGCTGAAAAACAGCGTCCGCCGCTGGCCGAATATGCCTGTGGACCGCAGTTGCGCTGCCGCCTGTGGCAGGTGAGCGATGCCGCCTTTATCAGTCGTGTGCGGGCTGTTTTTGATCGCAAGTCGCTGCTTTTGGCCAGTGGTCAGGCTTTTTATGAAGCTGCCCTGCGCTACCGCGACCAGCTGCGCCTGCAGCAGGGGGATTACAGCGGCAGGGAAGGCTTCAATTATCTGATGTTGGCGCTGACCAATCTCGATCAGCTGGGTGTGCATCTGCGGCCGGGCCATCGTCTGTTGCAATCTGGTTTGCTGAGCGATCTGCCCTTGTTGCTCGGGCGCCTTGGTGCCTGGTTCGACGTGGAGGACTGGCCGGTAAACGCCGCCTGTCCGTCGGATCAGCAACGTCTGTTGCGTCGTCTGGCAGAGCAGGCCGGCACGGCGCCGGCCTTTTTGCTCTATGCCGGCGGTGATCGCGCCTATCGCCTGGCCTTGCAGGCGGAACGGCTCGAAGGCCTGGAACTGGGGGCGCCGCGTATCAACGAACTCTGCCTTGCTGGCGTGTTCGAACGGCTGGTGGTGGAGCAGGCGTTGGGCTTTGAACCCCTGGCTCTGGATGATTTTGACCGTTTACCGCCCTGTCTGTCGGCGGCGGCGGCCTTCGCGGCGGTTCGTCAGGGCCGCTATGTGGCAGCTTTTCTGTTTGCGCCGCCGGCCATCCTGAGTCTACGTGAACAGGCCCGCGCTCAGGTCAAATTGCCGCCGGCCAGTACTTTTGTCTGTCCTCCTTTTCCTTCCCGGCTGCTGGCCTGTCCTCTGGACGCGACTCCTGTCGCGACCTGTTGA
- the rnr gene encoding ribonuclease R, whose translation MTSPELTLNGLLEQISALPRGPFSPAEILDRAGWSRTMRRPLLNQLDTLVALGLLRRSRRGSYLLVRPLQRLEGQLQRRGNALQLAGTDGQLYALAPHQSLAALSGDQVNALLLPQRQRRRAEVLLVDILRHQQTEVVGRCQASRGATGCWLLADSDGQRYQLQLPPDSAPKDLVDQVVQARIQRYPTFDSPGLAELVAVLGAADDPWTDLPRIALAHQLPLQFDAAALAEAQAAASQPVIAELAQRTDLRHLPLVTIDGADARDFDDAIALEAQPGGYWRLWVAIADVSHYVASGSALDAAAWQRGTSVYFSGSCLPMLPEALSNGICSLMPQQDRLALVLQLDCDGQGGLRQTRVHNALICSRARLTYEAVQHCLDNATSDGAAGLDETVAAMLPQLAVFCDQLRQRRLQRGALDFDLPEADIRLDDNGRVRFVGRRPRLLAHRLVEECMLLANEAVAALLTDDENTGALYRVHEAPDAQALIDFQQFIALYNLGFNLDPLRPDGRELAEVLRQAAATPQAFSIHRLLLRSMRQASYSADNVGHFGLASACYGHFTSPIRRYPDLVQHRLLKRHLGWTTTAVAPAALEPVGLHCTQCERRAMEAEREVVALRSCQFMQDRIGERFSGFVSAVTDFGFFVELDDFFIEGLVSVRHLSDDYYQYDVQTHSLTGQRRRRRFTLGQAVEVVLWQVRLEGREIDFVLADLVPRPTPQASRRRLSRGKQG comes from the coding sequence GTGACCTCTCCTGAACTGACGCTGAACGGGCTCCTTGAACAGATCAGTGCCTTGCCGCGAGGCCCGTTCAGTCCTGCCGAGATTCTTGACCGGGCCGGCTGGTCACGGACGATGCGCCGTCCTTTGTTAAACCAGCTCGACACCCTGGTGGCTCTTGGTTTGTTACGCCGCAGCCGACGGGGCAGCTATCTGCTGGTTCGACCGCTGCAACGGCTTGAGGGCCAACTGCAGCGGCGCGGCAATGCGCTGCAACTGGCTGGCACCGATGGCCAACTCTATGCTCTGGCGCCACATCAGTCGCTGGCGGCTCTGTCCGGTGATCAGGTCAATGCCTTGCTTTTGCCTCAGCGACAGCGCCGCCGGGCCGAGGTGCTGCTGGTGGATATTTTGCGGCATCAACAAACGGAGGTGGTGGGGCGCTGTCAGGCCAGCCGTGGTGCCACCGGTTGCTGGCTGCTGGCCGATAGCGATGGTCAGCGCTACCAGCTGCAGCTGCCACCAGACAGCGCGCCAAAAGATCTGGTTGATCAGGTGGTTCAGGCCCGGATACAGCGCTACCCGACATTCGACAGCCCCGGCTTGGCGGAACTGGTCGCGGTACTGGGCGCTGCCGACGATCCCTGGACCGATCTGCCGCGTATTGCTCTGGCTCACCAGTTGCCGCTGCAGTTCGATGCGGCGGCGCTGGCGGAAGCCCAGGCCGCTGCATCGCAGCCTGTTATTGCGGAGCTGGCGCAACGCACTGACCTGCGCCACCTGCCGCTGGTTACCATTGATGGTGCCGACGCCCGTGATTTCGATGACGCGATTGCCCTGGAGGCGCAGCCCGGTGGCTACTGGCGGTTGTGGGTGGCCATTGCCGATGTCAGCCACTATGTCGCCAGTGGCAGTGCCCTGGATGCGGCAGCCTGGCAGCGGGGCACCAGTGTCTATTTTTCGGGCAGCTGTCTGCCCATGTTGCCCGAGGCTTTGAGCAACGGGATCTGCTCCCTGATGCCGCAGCAGGACCGTCTGGCCCTGGTACTGCAACTTGATTGCGATGGTCAGGGGGGGCTGCGCCAGACCCGGGTACATAATGCCTTGATCTGCAGTCGGGCCCGCTTGACCTATGAAGCGGTACAACATTGCCTTGATAACGCCACCAGCGATGGCGCGGCCGGGCTTGATGAGACGGTGGCGGCGATGCTGCCGCAGTTGGCGGTGTTCTGTGATCAGCTGCGCCAGCGGCGTCTTCAGCGAGGCGCACTTGATTTTGATCTGCCGGAGGCTGATATCCGGCTGGATGACAATGGTCGGGTACGCTTTGTTGGCCGCCGACCGCGATTGCTGGCTCACCGTCTGGTGGAAGAATGCATGCTGCTGGCCAACGAGGCTGTCGCGGCCCTGCTGACCGATGATGAAAACACGGGTGCCCTGTATCGTGTCCATGAAGCGCCGGATGCCCAGGCACTGATCGATTTTCAGCAGTTCATCGCTCTGTACAACCTGGGATTCAATCTTGATCCGCTGCGGCCGGATGGCCGGGAACTGGCAGAGGTGCTGCGCCAGGCAGCGGCGACTCCGCAGGCCTTCAGTATTCATCGACTGCTGCTGCGCAGTATGCGGCAGGCCAGCTACAGTGCTGACAATGTTGGCCATTTCGGTTTGGCAAGTGCTTGTTATGGCCATTTCACTTCGCCGATCCGGCGTTATCCCGATCTGGTGCAGCATCGTCTGCTCAAACGTCACCTGGGCTGGACCACGACTGCTGTGGCGCCGGCGGCGCTGGAGCCGGTGGGACTGCACTGTACCCAGTGCGAACGGCGGGCCATGGAGGCTGAACGCGAGGTGGTGGCCTTGCGCAGCTGTCAGTTCATGCAGGATCGAATTGGTGAACGGTTTAGTGGTTTTGTCTCGGCGGTTACCGACTTCGGTTTTTTTGTCGAACTGGATGATTTTTTTATTGAGGGGCTGGTATCGGTTCGCCATCTCAGTGACGATTACTATCAGTATGACGTTCAGACCCACAGCCTGACGGGCCAGCGCCGCCGCCGGCGTTTTACTTTGGGGCAGGCGGTCGAGGTGGTGTTGTGGCAGGTACGGCTCGAAGGTCGGGAGATCGATTTTGTCCTGGCCGATCTGGTGCCAAGACCAACACCGCAGGCCTCGCGTCGGCGTTTGTCACGGGGTAAACAGGGATGA
- a CDS encoding phosphohydrolase — MADHPIDPLALLQKYYPPHSRAGTILLSHSRCVARRALAIAATLPQLDASERAFIEQAALLHDIGIFCCHAPGLGCYGSEPYIRHGLCGAAILRDEGLPRHALVCENHIGVGLTAADIVRQKLPLPVRDMVPTDLAQQLVAYADLFYSKNPQQLQHSRTAAQVCASLASFGNDKVALFHTWQHRFEPQTAGEPA; from the coding sequence ATGGCCGACCACCCGATTGATCCCCTTGCCTTGTTGCAGAAATACTACCCGCCCCATAGCCGCGCTGGCACCATCCTGCTCAGCCACAGCCGCTGTGTCGCCCGGCGGGCGCTGGCCATCGCTGCCACGCTGCCACAACTGGATGCCAGCGAGCGAGCGTTTATCGAACAGGCCGCCCTGCTGCACGATATCGGTATTTTCTGCTGCCATGCGCCGGGGCTGGGCTGTTACGGCAGCGAACCCTACATCCGTCACGGTCTGTGCGGCGCAGCGATTCTGCGGGACGAGGGTTTGCCGCGCCATGCCCTGGTGTGCGAGAATCATATCGGTGTCGGCCTGACAGCCGCCGACATTGTCCGGCAGAAGTTGCCTCTGCCGGTCCGCGACATGGTGCCAACGGATCTGGCTCAACAGCTGGTGGCCTATGCCGACCTGTTCTATTCCAAAAACCCGCAGCAGCTGCAACACAGCCGCACCGCAGCGCAGGTTTGCGCCAGCCTGGCCAGCTTCGGCAACGACAAGGTGGCCCTGTTCCACACCTGGCAGCACCGTTTTGAACCTCAAACCGCAGGGGAGCCTGCATGA
- the ftsX gene encoding permease-like cell division protein FtsX produces the protein MERLRYFLRRTLLSMRQSPLLCGATIGTVTIALMLLAFFTLVVLNIQTLTRQWNRDIQVVIYLDQVPAGDSLDRWQQQIAAYPEVERVQYVSQEEAFDRFRQRLGQNADLLDGLLPEILPAALEVELTQQARNRAMAEALVERLRQQPAFSDLRYGQQWLERYDAFLFLLRLTGALAGGFLLFATLFVIANTIKLTIYARRDELEILSLIGATPLFIKIPFLAEGALQGALGALLALGGCHALYYFFLKKGLSALLTTAAAGNIHFLPLSLQLGLVGLGLLLGLLGSMLPLRRFLRI, from the coding sequence ATGGAACGCCTGCGCTATTTTCTGCGCCGTACCCTGCTGAGCATGCGGCAGAGCCCCCTGTTGTGCGGCGCCACCATCGGCACCGTCACCATCGCGCTGATGCTGCTGGCCTTCTTCACGCTGGTAGTGCTCAACATCCAGACCCTCACCCGCCAGTGGAACCGCGATATCCAAGTGGTGATCTACCTTGATCAGGTGCCGGCCGGCGACAGTCTCGACCGCTGGCAACAGCAGATCGCCGCTTATCCCGAGGTCGAACGGGTTCAATACGTCTCCCAGGAAGAAGCCTTCGACCGTTTTCGCCAGCGCCTCGGCCAGAACGCCGACCTGCTCGACGGCCTGCTGCCTGAAATCCTGCCGGCTGCCCTTGAGGTGGAGCTGACCCAGCAGGCTCGCAACCGGGCCATGGCCGAGGCCTTGGTGGAACGATTGCGCCAGCAACCGGCCTTCAGCGACCTGCGTTACGGCCAGCAATGGCTGGAACGCTACGATGCCTTTTTGTTCCTGCTGCGGCTGACAGGCGCCCTGGCTGGCGGTTTTCTCCTGTTCGCCACCCTGTTTGTCATCGCCAACACCATCAAGCTAACCATCTACGCCCGCCGCGACGAACTGGAAATTCTCAGTCTGATCGGCGCCACGCCCCTGTTCATAAAGATCCCCTTTCTGGCCGAAGGCGCTCTGCAGGGCGCCCTCGGCGCCCTGCTGGCATTGGGCGGCTGCCATGCCCTGTACTACTTCTTCTTAAAGAAGGGCCTCAGCGCCCTACTGACCACGGCGGCAGCCGGCAATATCCATTTTCTGCCGCTGTCACTGCAACTGGGACTGGTCGGTCTCGGGCTGTTGCTCGGCCTGCTCGGCAGCATGCTACCGCTGCGCCGCTTCCTGCGGATCTGA